One genomic window of Quercus robur chromosome 6, dhQueRobu3.1, whole genome shotgun sequence includes the following:
- the LOC126732537 gene encoding AP-3 complex subunit sigma isoform X1 has product MIRSVMVMNTQGKPRLAKFYDFQIEFHSLISDCREATGAYPQRFWSRAENVSNFLDAASIFGPDSSLVYKHYATLYFVLVFDSSENELAMLDLIQVFVETLDKCFKNVCELDIVFNYSKIHTILDEMIFGGQVLETSSTELVKAVEEISRLESASNSITLVPKSVSGWRNR; this is encoded by the exons ATGATACGATCGGTGATGGTAATGAACACTCAGGGCAAGCCTCGCCTTGCCAAATTCTACGATTTCCAG ATTGAGTTTCATTCTTTGATTTCAGACTGTCGAGAAGCAACAGGAGCTTATCCGCAGCGTTTTTggag TAGAGCTGAGAATGTAAGCAATTTCTTAGATGCCGCGTCTATTTTTGGTCcg GATAGCAGCCTTGTATACAAGCACTATGCAACACTTTACTTCGTTTTAGTTTTTGATAGTTCTGAAAATGAGCTGGCCATGCTCGACTTGATACaag TGTTTGTGGAAACGCTggacaaatgctttaaaaatgtATGTGAGCTTGACATTGTGTTCAACTATAGCAAG ATACATACTATTTTAGATGAAATGATTTTTGGAGGCCAAGTGCTGGAAACAAGTTCTACAGAACTCGTGAAGGCTGTTGAAGAAATATCAAG GTTAGAATCTGCCTCCAATTCCATCACCCTTGTCCCCAAGTCTGTTTCTGGCTGGCGGAATCGATAG
- the LOC126732537 gene encoding AP-3 complex subunit sigma isoform X2: MIRSVMVMNTQGKPRLAKFYDFQIEFHSLISDCREATGAYPQRFWRAENVSNFLDAASIFGPDSSLVYKHYATLYFVLVFDSSENELAMLDLIQVFVETLDKCFKNVCELDIVFNYSKIHTILDEMIFGGQVLETSSTELVKAVEEISRLESASNSITLVPKSVSGWRNR; the protein is encoded by the exons ATGATACGATCGGTGATGGTAATGAACACTCAGGGCAAGCCTCGCCTTGCCAAATTCTACGATTTCCAG ATTGAGTTTCATTCTTTGATTTCAGACTGTCGAGAAGCAACAGGAGCTTATCCGCAGCGTTTTTggag AGCTGAGAATGTAAGCAATTTCTTAGATGCCGCGTCTATTTTTGGTCcg GATAGCAGCCTTGTATACAAGCACTATGCAACACTTTACTTCGTTTTAGTTTTTGATAGTTCTGAAAATGAGCTGGCCATGCTCGACTTGATACaag TGTTTGTGGAAACGCTggacaaatgctttaaaaatgtATGTGAGCTTGACATTGTGTTCAACTATAGCAAG ATACATACTATTTTAGATGAAATGATTTTTGGAGGCCAAGTGCTGGAAACAAGTTCTACAGAACTCGTGAAGGCTGTTGAAGAAATATCAAG GTTAGAATCTGCCTCCAATTCCATCACCCTTGTCCCCAAGTCTGTTTCTGGCTGGCGGAATCGATAG
- the LOC126732537 gene encoding AP-3 complex subunit sigma isoform X3, giving the protein MIRSVMVMNTQGKPRLAKFYDFQTVEKQQELIRSVFGVLCSRAENVSNFLDAASIFGPDSSLVYKHYATLYFVLVFDSSENELAMLDLIQVFVETLDKCFKNVCELDIVFNYSKIHTILDEMIFGGQVLETSSTELVKAVEEISRLESASNSITLVPKSVSGWRNR; this is encoded by the exons ATGATACGATCGGTGATGGTAATGAACACTCAGGGCAAGCCTCGCCTTGCCAAATTCTACGATTTCCAG ACTGTCGAGAAGCAACAGGAGCTTATCCGCAGCGTTTTTggag TCTTATGCAGTAGAGCTGAGAATGTAAGCAATTTCTTAGATGCCGCGTCTATTTTTGGTCcg GATAGCAGCCTTGTATACAAGCACTATGCAACACTTTACTTCGTTTTAGTTTTTGATAGTTCTGAAAATGAGCTGGCCATGCTCGACTTGATACaag TGTTTGTGGAAACGCTggacaaatgctttaaaaatgtATGTGAGCTTGACATTGTGTTCAACTATAGCAAG ATACATACTATTTTAGATGAAATGATTTTTGGAGGCCAAGTGCTGGAAACAAGTTCTACAGAACTCGTGAAGGCTGTTGAAGAAATATCAAG GTTAGAATCTGCCTCCAATTCCATCACCCTTGTCCCCAAGTCTGTTTCTGGCTGGCGGAATCGATAG
- the LOC126732536 gene encoding uncharacterized protein LOC126732536, protein MDTTTTHENDDDEDDINPVTMILPDEQNDNDAKRFSTVQQPQQHYVRSIDSTVVIRQLPSQGISFQLWPAATTLVTLLDHHRCDPSNSPLSSTLLDQRRSLNILELGSGTGLVGIAAAATLSANVTVTDLPHVITNLQFNAEANAAVLAANGGTVHVAPLRWGEADDVNLIGRDFDLVLASDVVYHDHLYGPLLETLRLLLLVDCEGQSQSQTEKKETETVFVMAHLRRWKKDSVFFKKARKLFHVEVLHVDRPSQGSRVGVVVYRFARKPQSLNSALANVSLT, encoded by the coding sequence ATGGATACTACTACTACTCATGAAAACGACGATGATGAAGACGACATAAACCCAGTCACAATGATCCTACCAGATGAACAAAACGACAACGATGCTAAGAGATTCTCTACGGTTCAACAACCACAGCAGCATTACGTCCGTTCGATCGACTCAACGGTGGTGATCAGGCAGCTCCCATCGCAAGGCATCTCGTTCCAGCTCTGGCCCGCAGCAACCACTCTCGTCACCCTCCTAGATCACCACCGCTGTGACCCTAGCAACAGTCCCTTGTCTTCCACACTCCTCGATCAACGTCGCAGTCTCAATATCCTCGAGCTTGGATCCGGAACCGGTCTAGTCGGAATAGCCGCAGCCGCTACTCTCAGTGCTAATGTCACGGTCACCGACCTCCCACACGTCATCACGAACCTCCAGTTCAACGCTGAAGCGAACGCCGCCGTTTTGGCCGCGAACGGTGGGACCGTCCACGTGGCGCCGCTGAGGTGGGGAGAGGCCGATGATGTGAATTTGATTGGGCGAGACTTCGATCTTGTACTGGCCTCGGATGTAGTGTATCACGATCACCTCTACGGGCCTTTGCTCGAAACGCTACGGTTGTTGTTGCTCGTTGACTGCGAGGGTCAAAGTCAAAGTCaaactgaaaagaaagaaacagaaacagTGTTTGTTATGGCACATTTGAGGCGGTGGAAAAAGGACTCGGTTTTCTTCAAGAAGGCAAGGAAGCTCTTTCACGTTGAGGTTCTTCATGTGGATCGACCCAGCCAGGGGTCTAGGGTTGGAGTAGTTGTTTACCGTTTTGCTAGGAAGCCTCAAAGTTTGAATTCTGCATTGGCAAACGTTAGCTTGACCTGA